The Chlorocebus sabaeus isolate Y175 chromosome 20, mChlSab1.0.hap1, whole genome shotgun sequence genomic sequence AAGGCACTGATTATGGGGGTCCAGCATTCCCGGGAGCCAGCCCTCAGCTTCCTAGGAAGGACTGATAGGAGGCGGATCCTGGCATCGGAACTGGCCCATCCAGTTTGAGAAGACAGCAGGTGGAGAGGAGAGGGGCAGACCAGCTTCTCTTGACCTCCTCAAGTCTGGACGCCTGAGGGAGCATCCGCCCCGCCTCCTCACGGCTTGGGGAGTGGCTCGCATTCAAAAGTCGTTGGTTTCTGGTTCTTGAaattggggtgggggtaggggatgGCTATCATATGTTGTTTGGGGGCCCCCAGGACCCAGCCTTTCCAGGCCCAGCTTCCGAACCTGAGTGCCAAACTGCCGGCTTTCCCTTCTACCCTCTCCACTCCTCCAGTGTCCGAGTTGGAGAGTGCTCTGCAGATGGAGCCAGCTGCCTTCCAGGCTTTGTACTCTGCTGAGAAGCCAAAGCTGGAAGATGAGCATCTCGTTTTCTTCTGTCAGATGGGCAAGCGGGGCCTCCAGGCCATGCAACTGGCCCGGAGTCTTGGATACACTGGGTACGGGGAGGTATGGCTGCTAGCTGGGAGGTGATGGGGACTACCTATCATTCCTGTCCGTCTCTCACCCTTCTTTATCTCCACAGGGCTCGCAACTACGCTGGGGCCTATAGAGAGTGGTTGGAGAAAGAGGGTTAGGCAGCAGTCGGCTTACTGATTGCCACCCCCTGGTCCCTTAATGGCCACCTTAATTAAGGGTGTGAAGGGGCTGACTTGGTGAGTTGGGCAACTCCTTATAGTGTTGTGCACACAAAAGCATCAAATAAAGAACATTTAATCAAAGTATTGGAAGCACTTAATGTGTCAGGTGGACTGAAAACAGT encodes the following:
- the TSTD1 gene encoding thiosulfate:glutathione sulfurtransferase isoform X5: MLQATRGRAGPALRRLAVAARTMAGVSELESALQMEPAAFQALYSAEKPKLEDEHLVFFCQMGKRGLQAMQLARSLGYTGARNYAGAYREWLEKEG
- the TSTD1 gene encoding thiosulfate:glutathione sulfurtransferase isoform X4 encodes the protein MLQATRGRAGPALRRLAVAARTMAGAPTVSLPELRSLLASGRARLFDVRSREEAAAGTIPGALNIPVSELESALQMEPAAFQALYSAEKPKLEDEHLVFFCQMGKRGLQAMQLARSLGYTGYGEGSQLRWGL
- the TSTD1 gene encoding thiosulfate:glutathione sulfurtransferase isoform X3; protein product: MLQATRGRAGPALRRLAVAARTMAGGTCGGCLGPRSSWPPELRTQPFQAQLPNLSAKLPAFPSTLSTPPVSELESALQMEPAAFQALYSAEKPKLEDEHLVFFCQMGKRGLQAMQLARSLGYTGYGEGSQLRWGL
- the TSTD1 gene encoding thiosulfate:glutathione sulfurtransferase isoform X2, producing the protein MLQATRGRAGPALRRLAVAARTMAGAPTVSLPELRSLLASGRARLFDVRSREEAAAGTIPGALNIPVSELESALQMEPAAFQALYSAEKPKLEDEHLVFFCQMGKRGLQAMQLARSLGYTGARNYAGAYREWLEKEG
- the TSTD1 gene encoding thiosulfate:glutathione sulfurtransferase isoform X1 — protein: MLQATRGRAGPALRRLAVAARTMAGGTCGGCLGPRSSWPPELRTQPFQAQLPNLSAKLPAFPSTLSTPPVSELESALQMEPAAFQALYSAEKPKLEDEHLVFFCQMGKRGLQAMQLARSLGYTGARNYAGAYREWLEKEG